The Anastrepha obliqua isolate idAnaObli1 chromosome 5, idAnaObli1_1.0, whole genome shotgun sequence DNA window GTTAACAACAGCGTAAGTGATAACaagagacaaaacaaaaaatcatttcgaCTATAAACagctgctcataaacatattttaGCAGGATACAGAAACTGAAAGTACGGAGGATGAAATTgaaccaaaatttaaatatcaacgCATTGCTAACGATCTGCGGAAGATTCTCAACTCAGATGTTGTGACTTGCAGTGCTGTTCATCCAAAGGTTTAGTTTATCATAATACCAGTTGGATTTCCAATACGATTAAATCTTTCTCTTAGTTTTTAATGTTTGGCACATTCTTGGGTCGTGTCTACATATTCGACCATCAAGGCAATTCGGTGACTTCACATCTTTCAGATGGACCAAACGATTTTTCACATACAGTCGCTGTCAATCATATAGATGTGGACTCGAAGGCAGAATATGTGGCCACCTGCTCTGACGACGGCAAGGTGAATGCGAgcttattattcaaaaacatttcggtaaaaaaatcagtaaatcAATTTTAGGTAAATATAACCGGCCTATTCAGTGATGAAAATAATCAGAACTTAAACTTGGGGAAATCGATAAAGGCTGTTGCGCTAGATCCCGATCCAAAGACAAGTGCCGGTAAACGATTTGTTGTAGGTAAGAATTGGTATAAATGTGTATAGTgataattatgtaaatataattactGTTTGATCCACTAGCATTACTGTATTGAATAATATTTGCTTTACAGGCGACGATAAGCTCACgctatacgaaaaaaattttctaaaaaagctaaaaacaaCAGTGCTATCTAGCGCTGAGGGATATGTGCTATCAGTATGCTGGAATGGTCCCTTTGTGGCATGGGCAAGTTACCTAGGGGTACGTGTCTATGAtctaaatgaaaagtgttcactAGGTCTTATGAAGTGGGAAGAGCCAGTCAAGTAGGATATTTAAATACTGAATTTTTATATctatttgaataataaaatttctaatatttttagtgCGCGTTTAGAAAATTTCCGATGTAATTTTCGTTGGTCAAATGCCACGACGTTGCTCATAGGTTGGGTGGATACAATACGAATCTGTGTGATACGTAGACGAAATTCCATTGAAGTAGCTTCACGAGAGCTACCAGGATATATAGTTGATCCcagtatgcaattttttttttcagttctatgatcatataaataaaatgcacaTATATTTCATTACAGTATCCACATTTCAAACTACCTTTTACGTTTCCGGTCTGGCGCCGCTCACATCCAATCAATTGGTCGTATTGGGTTGTCCAAAGGAGAAAGATGCAGAACGTAAGTCATTAAGACCTGTTCTCTGTGTTATGGAATATAAGTTGAATACCAGCGAAGAGATTTGCACAGACAGTCTGTCATTGCGTGGGTAAgcataaattatgaaattacaaaaaaatggacaatatgaatttttacaatgagaattttttttttctgtttgttagATATCAGGAATATACCGTCAATGATTACAGTTTGGGCTGCATTATTGAGGAAAATCGTTACTTTATTGTTGCACCAAAGGATATAGTTGTCGCTAGTCTATACGAAACGGATGATAGAGTCAAATGGCTGGTCGATCATCGGTAAGTGTGCCGTTTAGTTACTGCTAGGGACAATATTTGATGTTTTTTGTAAGTAAATACTGAAAAGTCATCTAAAGTTACCAAACAAAAGCACTATGGTATTAGGGCCGGAACAATCGGGTGAACATTCTaactcaaataatattttttttattgcatggtTAGCGTAATCAGAAGCAAAGCAACAGAATtgtttgcaaaattaaaaatttaattaacgaCACGCATTTATATCCGCATATCTGCGGTATGCGATTATATAGCCCAGAAAATTTCAACAATAATAACCAAACCGTAGTCATTGTATAACCTTTTGTACTTGTTCTATGTACAACAGTACAGTATACGTTTCCGAAACCTCCACAGTCTTCAAAActctatagaaaatattttatgattttaaggggttaggggtagtcggaagcccgaaaaaatgatgattttcaatattttttttttttgctagtcactttctttattttacaaaaataaaaacatagcatttatATATCATGTTTCGaattgactttagcaaaatttcaaaaaaaaaaaatgtaattgtataAGTTAAATTGTAAAgcttttttcccaaaattaaggggttaggtgggtttcagaggttgaaaaaaagaagattttgactattttttttagtatagaaaatcatatattttatttaaacaattcactatatctaagatacatatataaacagtatcttgtgaaatttttgtttaaaaatttcgaaaactcagccgttggtacctcattttccttgacgtctcaaaaaaaaatgctcttgccgtggacagcataactcattactggttcatctaaaatcaaaaaaccaaaagaatttcgatggtacatggataaatctcgttgctgtacgaaggaaaaaaaaatccaaatttgaattttttacatgctttgaaccaaaaaacacattttttagtgaaattttcgacatacattggctcaaaaaaaatagttgtaataaataaaaaacaaaatccttcgttcaataactagataatgttatttcaaGGATTTGTACAAATTGTGAAGTAAATCGCTTtataacttttcgagatatcgtgtccaccgacttaaaaaatggagttttgagataaacacgtataCCTGCGAAGCGCTCAACTGACGTGGCCTAATTGGCgcaacttctgaagggtctatctcttagaattttactcggatcgacttaaaattttaggagagtattttaaacatactgtactatttaatgagacaaaaaaacaaaaatcgattttttgaaattttcaaacccacctaaccccttaacaatatggcagcctcaggaaatattttccagattttcgagaaaaaaaccgaccattgttttaaaaaattcgaaatttttgaaaaaaaagtgttttatgtttttcaaaagcagtataaattttattgaaatccactaagcggtttttaagttacagtgatcaccagttcaaaaaatatagttttgagaaaaacgcatttaaaattttgctatcgatttatgtagagcccTAGCGCCCTTTGCTAAtggttgaataactcgaaaagtatttgtcggattcacttcacacaatatttttaagatattatactttaagaaaatgcaaaaaaaaacaattttttggaatttctgactacccttaaccccttaaAACAATAACTTGGATTCGAGTTCCGGAAATATTGATTATTGACAAAAGTATTATGCCAAAAGTGGGCTCCTTGCGAGCTTTGATAcaaaatttctataattttttcttatcagTTCATTCTTAAATGGTAATTTGAATAACTCTgatttcaaaacggataaaagaaaaattgacaGTAATCACTTAACCACCCGATATCTTCTTTACCTGCACAAGGGGCGGAAGAAGATAAATTTGACCTATTGTAATGTGTTTACCATTTCACAAGTCAATGAACGTTTGTTTAGCCAAAACGTGTCGATTAATTTTTTGGGTACTTCTAAAAATGTGTTAAACTTCATATTATTTACTATTGATTCTGTTTGTCTTTATTCATTCATAATATttggtaaataatttttattaaataatcacTAGAGACACGGGTTTTTGTTAATAATGTAtgcacttttatatattgtgcTTTTAAGTGCGTATTTGAAAGCTAATGCTAATACTATTCGCTTATATTTATTACTGCTTATTTTACGACGGTATCACAGCATTTTTCGGCCGGCTTCGTCCAATCGTAAAAATATGGCCGTATAAGTTTGCTTTGTTCGTCCTCCTTTTCATCATCCTTTCCGCCTTTTACACACACGCTACCGTCATCAATTTGCTGCATTTCGTCCACGTCAAGCTTGTGCAATACTATATGATAACGTCGACATTTACGTGGTTTATACTGTGTGTCAAAACGTGGATCATGACGTCTATAGACGAAGCGCAGTGGTGCAAGCCATAAACCCATCGAAACATCCTCATTCGCGTAAGCGGACAATAGTTGTGCATTTGTTGCAATATGTAGGCAGATTTGATGTGAAATGACATATCCACCACCCATGGCATATGTTACATAATGCGTAGATAAATGGTAATTTGGATCACCCCATTTTCCCTTCGTTTTCACATTCGCCCTACCGAGAAAGTAACCCCAATATAGAGCTGGCAAAGGTTGTCCGTCATACTCTTTGCTCTTACGCACTAATTTACGGTCATATGACACGAGTTCATTAAGCAAAATGTCCAGCTTCACATATGTATCGTCATCTGATTTAAGTAGATAACTGAATTCATAGTGATTTGTAAGCACTTCTATGGAGTGCAGCATCTTTTCAGTTAAATTTTCGAAGTTATCTCGTAAACGTGGCAAAAGCAGCATATCACCATACAGGCTCTGCTCTCTGTCCAACTCTGCACGCAATCCGGCTGGCATTCCGTCCGTGCCAacggcaaaaaaatgttttactctTAAAAGTCGTCGTGTTGATTCTGCATTATTCAGGTTGTTATCGAACCAATTAAGATATGCGGTCAAACGATTCGATTGATCCGATACACTCTCCATTTGCAAATGACCGCTCTCTGTATATTTCGGTAGATAAATCAAATCTTCAGGATAGTAAGACATTTCCAGTGGTTGGCCAAGGCGCAACCATGTTTGACGAATTTTTTGTCGCCGATTAACATTTTGTGGTGCCGTTGCCACCAATATCATTAGGAAGATATCCGGATGCGGCTCCATTCTACTTATGCCGCTTTTATGTGTCAAACATTTTTCGACATTATTCAGCATACTGCTGAGAAAGCAGCCGAAGAAAAAAGCTACCATTGCGGTAAAAAGTGTTATTAAGTTATTCATGCGCCTCATTCTATAAGAATGCACAGTTCTGGTACTCCTTATTTCAGTTTCACGCTCCGCTTGGCGTGTTTGAAACGAACGAGCAGATGGACGAATAATTGTGAAGCTGTAACCCTACTGCAGCACCCTAGTAAACTTTGTGGATTGGTCGAATGCATGTGTAGCTGTGTGTGTATAGCGCGCCTCTACATGCTGCCTGCCAGCGATGAGCATGTATTTCGTTTTCAACTGCAATTCGGAAACTCTTAACGTTAATAagtaaacttttgtttttatttactgctCACCTTCACAGATAATTATTAAATCGTTTATTATAAAGCCGCGGTGCCAAGTTTTACTTGTTACCGATTTTTCATCTGTTTTATTGACAAAAGACAAAACAGTGCTGCCACTTTACAGGTTTTACGTGCCTGCGCCAAAATTGAACTTCCGTTACCCGTTTCGTAAAAGGGGGAACATTGtttgaggaaattaaaaaataattgctagctttttaatatgtaacattttttttgtctaattAACACTCAcagttttcatttgaaaaataaatttattaatttttttttttatagcaaatttgaAGAAGCTATGGAAGTTATATCAACACACGGCGGAAGTTGGTCGTTACTGTCTGTGGCCAAGTATGCATCCCTAATGAACTTCTAACTgcataatacaatattttctccACAGATTGTATATAAATCATCTGCTCGCTATGAAACAATACGATGACGCTGCTAAATTATGCCTACGCGTTTTAGGGAATAAAAAATCACTTTGGGAGGAGGAAGTTTTCAAATTTGTCAAGTGCCAGCAATTGCGCTCGGTTAGCGCTTATCTACCTACCTCTGACGACTGTAAACTTGATCCTCACGTATACGAAATAGTGCTGTATGAGTATTTGAAATTCGACGCCAAAGGATTTCTAAATCTCATCAAGGAATGGCCATCCCATTTGTACAATTGCAAGGCGGTCATCAATGCAATACACGATAATTTTCGCAAACAGAATGCCAGTGAATTATTGGAGGCGCTGGCAATACTCTATTTGCATCAGCGCGACTATGAAAGTGCATTGAGAATGTACTTAAAgtgagttgttaaaaaaaaaaaagaaaatgttgccagcaatttaattttatttaaccgTAGATTGCAAAACGCAGATGTATTCGAAATGATACGTCGTTATAATCTGTATGATGCGATACATAAAATGATCATACCACTCATACAGCTGGATCGTGAGCGTGCCTTTAagattttattcgaaaaaaataaaattccaccAGAAATTGTTGTACAGCAATTAGAGCAAAATCAAGAGTATTTATATTGGGTGAGAATGCGCGAATAaacttacgtacatatattaaaaattttgtaactaAAAAATGATTTACTTCTACAGTATTTGGATGCTTTGGACAAGGTGAATAAAAGCGGTAAATATCATTGGAAATTAGTGAATTTATATGCAAAATATGAGCCTGAAAAATTGCTACCATTTTTGAAACGATCCAATCACTATCCAATGCAAGAGGCATTGGATATATGTAAACGCGAACTATTTTATCCCGAAATGGTTTATTTGTTGGGACAGATGGGCAATACTATAGAGGCATTAAACATAATTATTGAAAAGGTAAGTATAACTCATAATACCGCTCATTTGCTGGAAGATTATCATAACTCCAGAAATCcaaaattcgagaaaaacggCGTACGGTACACTaggcagggctagtttactgggacgGCAGcgcttggtcgggaaaaaccctagtcattccggtaacgtagaaccggctgccatgggaatgagaaaaacggtgttgttgttgttgtaacagcataaacattccccatacttacatacggggaatgctgctggagtgacagtccttgaccggatataaatccgggtcgtttcggtaacgtagaaccgactgtcgtggaaacggcgTCAATGTTTTTAGTTTACCATGCCTCCCTATGTAAAGGCTTCAAAGTAAAGGCACATTTTCAACTAATAAGATACTTTTAATAGATATCGCCATGCATTTTATACATCATAATAGAAGAGCAGATAGTCGTGACCGTTCCCACGAAAGTCGGTTTAACGTGACAGGAACGACTCGAATTTATATTCAGCTAAGAACTCtcacttcaacagcattccccgtatatgtatcgggaatgtttatgctgctacaaaaacaccaacaacaaccggTGTTCAGTCGTCGCTCAGTTAACGTTcccacaacagtcggttctGCGTAATCGGAACGACTCGAATTTATATTCGGTCAAggacttcagcagcattccccgtacatttagggggaatgtttatgctgctacaacaacaacaacaacatgtggTCAGTTCCATTCACTTAACGAAACAGTTGTTTTGGATTAGAACACTTTTCCAGCAAATgagcaatatatacatacatacatacatatgcgcttgTTTACGCTCTTACAACCTAACTTAATGAAATTGTTTTAGATAAAAGACATTGAAATGGCTATTGAGTTCTGCAAAGAACGTAATGATTCGGATTTGTGGAATATATTGATCGACGAGTCAGTCAAGGAGCCCGCCATTGTGCTTAAACTGTTAGACGGCATAGTAGGTaagtaatttaatttgagtGGCATCAAACAAATCCGCCAATTAGTGTATTCAAACGATCCGGATAACTACTGAATTTTGCTTAGTTGTAGAGACCGTCCGTCTAtctgtatacatacatgtatataaattaAGCCTTCAACCCTTCATAtcgtaataaatattattagtaCGTGCTGTTGAAGGCAGACTCTTaatgttttttgtaatattttcccAGATTATGTCGATCCTGTCGCAGTGGTTGAGAAAATCAAACTTGGCCAGAAAATTCCAGGCTTACGCGATGCTGTCGTCAAACTTTTGTGGGACTATCGCTTACAGGTAGGTGCGGATGTTTTGCATTAAGAAAGAAAGGTAAtgaaaacaatacaaatataggtatattattaaatatatgcatttttttcatttaagtgaacattattttaaattataaaacacaaaaactcatatacatatttgtttcaagaaaaatataaaaaatttaaaaaacaacaattccATTATTCGGACACTTTTGCACTGATTTGTGTTATAAACATTATCACGATATTGCTTTGTTAAAATGTAACGGTATTTGGcccgttagtttttttttttgtgtttttttttgttttgcttgttgcTAGCTCGTTGTCAATCTTTTATTGCTGTATTTCCGCATTGTTGTTTGACCTGTGAAGTGATTAACttgattttaaattcaataaaataaaatctttaaaaatgaggaaaacgCCAAAAGACACATTGAAAACAATGtgataaatttgttgaaaaataataattcatgcCGTAAAATTGccgaaaagttaaatttaagtaaatctaCGGTAAATGATATAATAAAACGATGTAATGTAGCTTGCAATAATAACCAGAGGGTCGACCAAGACTGCTTTCTAATGGTGATGCCCGGCAGATGGAGCGTTTGCTACATGATAAGGCCATCGAGACACcaaaaaatgctgcaaaaagtaTTGGCAAGGATGTCAGTTCCTGGACGGCCAGACGCGCATAAAGAAGAATTGGTTTAGTAGCCagtgtgaaaaagaaaaagtcagcTCTTTCCGATAGAAATGTGAAAAGACGCCTTCATTTCTGTAAGATCCACATAAAGTGGACGTTAGATGACTGGAAACGGGTTATTTGAAGCAACGAAACGAAAGTGAACAAATACCAGTCTGATGGAAAAGAATATTATTGGCATAGGCCGCATGACCGCATCCAAAAGTACCATGTGAAGGAAACGATGAAACATGATGGCGGCAGTATTATGGTGTGGGGAGCATTGGACCTTTTGTGAGAATCGAAGGCATAATGAAGAAGGAGGATTATTTGAATATTCTCCACACAAATTTACCGGATTTTGTTGACGAGAGTGCTTATCCAGCCGAAGAAGTtgtttttcaacaagacgggaATCCGAAGCACACGGCTAAAATAGTTTTCACCTGGCTACAAAACCAAACTTTTTAGGACAATGGAATGACCTGCACAAGGTCCAGACCTGAATCCCATAAAAAACGTATGGGCTATTGTTAAGAGAAAGCTGGGAGCATATGAAAACCCTCCAAAAAATATTGACGAGCTTTGGGAGAGAATACAACATGTATGGCGAGCTCTCGACCATGATATCATCCAAAAGTTTGTAGaaaatatgccaaaacgtaTTGAAAgcgtaattaaaaataaaggccTTTGGACCAAATATTGAATTGGCAACATTAATTGATTTTCAACAAACCCCGCAATCAGTGCAAAAGTATCCGAATaatggaattgttttttttttctatttttctgctTTATACTTTATACTTTACTATACTTTACTTTATACTTTACTataccatacatatatttaataatataagtacctatatttgtattgttttcattacctttttcttaatgcaaaacaTCCAGACAGTTTTGCTTTCCACTGTATATtgcaatgtatttatttataattttaggtGGAAATTCGCAAAAGCGCGCAAAAGCTTCAACTAGAATTCTACTACGATCAGCATGCCAGAGTGGTAAACACACAAAATCGAGGTCGATATATTTCCTCTTCCGAGCGGTGCTTGAAGTGCAATCGCTCTGTACTCAGTATGAACGAAAACATTGCTCCTCTTAATGATATTGTCGTATTCTTATGTGGTCATGTTTATCATACTAACTGTGTACCGGGTGGCATCGGCAATGAACACTGTGAATTTTGCAATCCTAGCGATTTCAATAAAGAAGACGACTTCGCACTGCTTTTGCAATATAGTAGaaagtaataattttcaataactcGATGACTTTGAGCTGTTGTCTTGTAAGCGACTTTATCTTCATACATACGAGGTCTGTTAGAAAAGTATccgactttgttttttatttctaaacgtGACAAATTTGAATTACGCGCGCTTGCATAAGCAGACCTGCAACCTTCCTGCACATGTGTGAATTTTTTCCCGTCTGTCGCCAGCGTCAGTTGCTCTCGTCAAGCAGTGTGAATGTAACATGGTATTTAGTGCTCTCGTCGGTTTTTGATACTTTTCTAACAGACCTCGTATATATTGAATTCAAtcataaaaccaaaatttttgtatattcatgAAGGCCTTAAATTACGCCCCAAAACGacgtaatttttttccaaattaatttttttttaagaatattccAAAGATTCCAATTAATAATGCATattgaattaatatttattataatgcgcaattcatacaaaattaagaaattcgGCCGgcgcaaatattatatatgaaaattgcgatGCTTGTGATCCTGGTGATAAATTCAAATCGttagctttattttattaaatgtcgTTCGATATTTCTTCAGCATCAACAGCTCAAAGTCTCAAAATAAGATAAAAGACTACTAACCATATTTGTGTTTGtagatattatttataaaatttaattcttaaGGCAACTCCCACTTAGAAAGTTAGAAGTAAATCTATGCATTAAACTTTCATTTTCTGCACAATGTACATACATTGTATTGTTAGCTAATTAGACATAAGCAATTTTACAGGTTCTCCGGCTTTTTTCATTTGAGCTCACTTGTGTAAGGCTCACACAAGtaaacaacatttttgtttCCTTGGCATTTTTTCGCTTTCATGTACTATTACATActcttatttaattattaaaaactaaatcgTATGATAATAAAgctttttatatgtataattcattgatttattttcaaatttacttagGGCTTGGGTCGGCTTTCACTTTGGGGAAGTTTAATTTATACCCATGTAAACGACTGTTAAAACGTTTCCACGAGTGGAAACATCACAAGTCACATTCCCGTATATCTATGGCAAATAtctatgctgctacaacaaccactATTGTTAAAACTTCGTTCCCACGACGGTCGGTTCTTCGCTACCGCAACGACGCGAATTTATAGTATATTCGGCGTATTCCCCGTGTATGTATGGGAATTGTTTATGTTGCTATAACAAGAACTTTCGAGACTTTTTAGCATAATAATTTCCACCATCTCTTGCtcttaactaaataaaaaaataagattttttactGTAAATAAAGTCctattttattatctttataataataaagtttaagagaaaaatcaatttgaaagttttttccCTCACACGTCCGTTTAAGGTCATTTAAGCCTCCGACTCGGACTTCAGCTTGACGATGTAGGCAGCCTTGTGTTCGGCAACCTTAGTCTTGCGCTGTTCATTCGTGAGTTTCTTAGCATTCCACCGTTTCTTCACGCCGCCGCTCTTAGTTTCCTTCTTCTTGTGGGTAGGATCGGCGCGAATGGCTTGGTGGGCTTTCTTGTAGATAGTTTCAAgctgtaaaatatatgtatgaattaGTTTTATATTGCTCCCCTACTTTCACAGACATAATTGTGCATTTGAAAAATGTACGACCATAACAGGAAATTTATCACATAAAAAGGAGTGATAAATTGCGAACACAGGTCCTAAGCAATTTATGTGGTCCACTTTTGGCACAGCCAGCGTCGTGGGTAACAAGACACAgcggtaatttttaaaatggacGTACATAATATTTGCAATACACTTAACGAATACTCACATCGTCAGCACGGATTCCCAATTTGATGTAACGGCTGAATTGGCGCTTGAAGCTCTCCTCATCATTCTCCTCAAGAGTGCGCATGTAATCGGCAACATGTTGACCGAAAATGTGAGCACGGTGCACATCAGCATTGAAGCTCTTGGCCTCTGCACTATAGCCGGGGAAGCGCTTCACCGAGTGTGGGATGTTTAAACCACCATCGACAGCACCCTTCATGGCACCGAATACACGAGCACCAGTGGTTGTACGTGCAAGACCAACATCCAAGTAGCAACGGAAAGCGCCTGGACCTTCATCGACAGGTTCAACGTTGTACTCTTCACCGGTAACTTCAGTGCAACCACCATAAAGGGTATCCAGACCCAATTTGTTGAGAATGCGACGAGCTACTAACAAACCAGTGCAGTATGCGGCAGCGTAGTTGGTCAAACCGACCTAAAAACAAAGTATTATTAATAAACAACAAAGTAACATAACCTCAATTATTACGAATGCTCCTCATGCTTTAAATTACTTACCTTAATGCCGTACTTGGGCAGTTCATGGGAATAGGCAGCGCATACAACACGATCACCTTCGATTCTGGCATAGGCGATTTGTACAGTAATATCCTTGTTGGACAGACGTACAATCAAACGGTATTTGGGAGTGTTGTACTTATTCTTGTCTTGGAAGATCAGACGTTTCCTGGCGTAGTAATCAGTTTTACCCTCACGACGCCTGCGGAATTTGACCTGGTAGCGCTTGAAGTACTGCTTGTTCTTGACTACTTTGACGAAACCCTGCGGAATTGCACAAAAACACACGACATTAGTTTAGCCTTACATAGCTTTTTGGGTTATACTGAATCACAAAATTTCAGAGGCATCGCtgcgatatttaaaaaaaatttgttttattgcttttaacTGAATTATCGCGGCTTCATACATAGCTGAATTTCGATTTATCAACTCAccatttttacgaaatttttaatttaatttacaccGACGTGAAATACGCGATGTCTTCACACGTAggtgaaagaaaaaagaaagggATGACAATATTCAATATCACCAATTGCTTTGACAGAACGG harbors:
- the LOC129246949 gene encoding vacuolar protein sorting-associated protein 41 homolog isoform X1, whose amino-acid sequence is MAEQEHVNNSQDTETESTEDEIEPKFKYQRIANDLRKILNSDVVTCSAVHPKFLMFGTFLGRVYIFDHQGNSVTSHLSDGPNDFSHTVAVNHIDVDSKAEYVATCSDDGKVNITGLFSDENNQNLNLGKSIKAVALDPDPKTSAGKRFVVGDDKLTLYEKNFLKKLKTTVLSSAEGYVLSVCWNGPFVAWASYLGVRVYDLNEKCSLGLMKWEEPVNARLENFRCNFRWSNATTLLIGWVDTIRICVIRRRNSIEVASRELPGYIVDPISTFQTTFYVSGLAPLTSNQLVVLGCPKEKDAERKSLRPVLCVMEYKLNTSEEICTDSLSLRGYQEYTVNDYSLGCIIEENRYFIVAPKDIVVASLYETDDRVKWLVDHRKFEEAMEVISTHGGSWSLLSVAKLYINHLLAMKQYDDAAKLCLRVLGNKKSLWEEEVFKFVKCQQLRSVSAYLPTSDDCKLDPHVYEIVLYEYLKFDAKGFLNLIKEWPSHLYNCKAVINAIHDNFRKQNASELLEALAILYLHQRDYESALRMYLKLQNADVFEMIRRYNLYDAIHKMIIPLIQLDRERAFKILFEKNKIPPEIVVQQLEQNQEYLYWYLDALDKVNKSGKYHWKLVNLYAKYEPEKLLPFLKRSNHYPMQEALDICKRELFYPEMVYLLGQMGNTIEALNIIIEKIKDIEMAIEFCKERNDSDLWNILIDESVKEPAIVLKLLDGIVDYVDPVAVVEKIKLGQKIPGLRDAVVKLLWDYRLQVEIRKSAQKLQLEFYYDQHARVVNTQNRGRYISSSERCLKCNRSVLSMNENIAPLNDIVVFLCGHVYHTNCVPGGIGNEHCEFCNPSDFNKEDDFALLLQYSRK
- the LOC129246949 gene encoding vacuolar protein sorting-associated protein 41 homolog isoform X2, translated to MAEQEHVNNSDTETESTEDEIEPKFKYQRIANDLRKILNSDVVTCSAVHPKFLMFGTFLGRVYIFDHQGNSVTSHLSDGPNDFSHTVAVNHIDVDSKAEYVATCSDDGKVNITGLFSDENNQNLNLGKSIKAVALDPDPKTSAGKRFVVGDDKLTLYEKNFLKKLKTTVLSSAEGYVLSVCWNGPFVAWASYLGVRVYDLNEKCSLGLMKWEEPVNARLENFRCNFRWSNATTLLIGWVDTIRICVIRRRNSIEVASRELPGYIVDPISTFQTTFYVSGLAPLTSNQLVVLGCPKEKDAERKSLRPVLCVMEYKLNTSEEICTDSLSLRGYQEYTVNDYSLGCIIEENRYFIVAPKDIVVASLYETDDRVKWLVDHRKFEEAMEVISTHGGSWSLLSVAKLYINHLLAMKQYDDAAKLCLRVLGNKKSLWEEEVFKFVKCQQLRSVSAYLPTSDDCKLDPHVYEIVLYEYLKFDAKGFLNLIKEWPSHLYNCKAVINAIHDNFRKQNASELLEALAILYLHQRDYESALRMYLKLQNADVFEMIRRYNLYDAIHKMIIPLIQLDRERAFKILFEKNKIPPEIVVQQLEQNQEYLYWYLDALDKVNKSGKYHWKLVNLYAKYEPEKLLPFLKRSNHYPMQEALDICKRELFYPEMVYLLGQMGNTIEALNIIIEKIKDIEMAIEFCKERNDSDLWNILIDESVKEPAIVLKLLDGIVDYVDPVAVVEKIKLGQKIPGLRDAVVKLLWDYRLQVEIRKSAQKLQLEFYYDQHARVVNTQNRGRYISSSERCLKCNRSVLSMNENIAPLNDIVVFLCGHVYHTNCVPGGIGNEHCEFCNPSDFNKEDDFALLLQYSRK
- the LOC129246950 gene encoding beta-1,3-galactosyltransferase 6; the protein is MRRMNNLITLFTAMVAFFFGCFLSSMLNNVEKCLTHKSGISRMEPHPDIFLMILVATAPQNVNRRQKIRQTWLRLGQPLEMSYYPEDLIYLPKYTESGHLQMESVSDQSNRLTAYLNWFDNNLNNAESTRRLLRVKHFFAVGTDGMPAGLRAELDREQSLYGDMLLLPRLRDNFENLTEKMLHSIEVLTNHYEFSYLLKSDDDTYVKLDILLNELVSYDRKLVRKSKEYDGQPLPALYWGYFLGRANVKTKGKWGDPNYHLSTHYVTYAMGGGYVISHQICLHIATNAQLLSAYANEDVSMGLWLAPLRFVYRRHDPRFDTQYKPRKCRRYHIVLHKLDVDEMQQIDDGSVCVKGGKDDEKEDEQSKLIRPYFYDWTKPAEKCCDTVVK
- the LOC129246951 gene encoding 60S ribosomal protein L5, translated to MGFVKVVKNKQYFKRYQVKFRRRREGKTDYYARKRLIFQDKNKYNTPKYRLIVRLSNKDITVQIAYARIEGDRVVCAAYSHELPKYGIKVGLTNYAAAYCTGLLVARRILNKLGLDTLYGGCTEVTGEEYNVEPVDEGPGAFRCYLDVGLARTTTGARVFGAMKGAVDGGLNIPHSVKRFPGYSAEAKSFNADVHRAHIFGQHVADYMRTLEENDEESFKRQFSRYIKLGIRADDLETIYKKAHQAIRADPTHKKKETKSGGVKKRWNAKKLTNEQRKTKVAEHKAAYIVKLKSESEA